The DNA sequence ATCCTCGCCGACATGACCCAACAGGTCGGCGGTGAGCATATCCAAATCACCAACATGGTCGGCCCGGACGCCGATGCGCACACCTACGAACCCACGCCAGACGACGCCAAGGCTCTGCTCAAGGCAAAACTGATCATCAAGAATGGACTGGGCTTCGAGCCGTGGCTGGATCGCCTGGTCACCAGCACCGAAACCAGCGCACCGGTGATCAGCGCAAGTCGTGGGGTGATCCCACGCTCACTGGATGAAGATGGCGAAACCATCCCCGATCCGCACGCCTGGCATAACCTGGCGAATGCCGAGTTGTATGTCAGCAACATCACCAAAGCGCTGGAAGCCGCCGACCCGGCCAACAAAGCCGATTACGAACGCAACAGCCAGGCGTACCTGAAGAACATCTACGCCCTGCTCGCCGAAGCCAAGGCCAAGTTCGGTGCATTGCCGCCCGGCAACCGCAAGATCGTGACGTCCCACGATGCATTCGGTTACCTGGGCCAGGCCTACGGCATCGAGTTCATGGCGCCCCAGGGTTTGTCCACTGAGCGTGAACCCTCGGCGGCAGAAGTCGCGGCGCTGATTACCCAGATCCGTAAGGCGAAAGTCAAAGCGGTGTTTATGGAAAATATCAAGGATGCGCGCCTGCTCAAGCAGATTGCCGACGAGAGCGGCGCGCACATTGGCGGTACGCTGTACTCTGACGCCCTCGCGGCCAGTGGGCCGGCGAGCACCTTTACTGGGTTGTTCGAGTACAACCTCAATACGTTGTATGAGGCTTTGAGTCGGCCTTGATCAGGCTGCTTATGTGGTGAGGGGCAGGTCCAATGGGGCTGCTGCGCAGCCCAGCGGGAGCAAGCTCCCTCGCCACGGAGATCTCAGCGTCTAAGAGAAGGGTCAGGCCCTCGGCTTGACCGTCCCGCAATCCTGCCCCAACCAAACAGCACGGGTATCGAGGCTGCCGTTTTGTTGGATGCCAGTCGCATTGAAGGTGCCGTTGACCTTGGTGGTGAATTCACGATCGCTCTGGAACGTCGCGACACCATTGCCCTGGGCTTTCGGACAGCTGAAGCGAAACTTCCACTGATTGCCGGTACGGTCGGTAATCTGTTGCTTGCAACCCGATTGCGGGTCTTGCAACGGAATGTCATTGGTTTGCACCTGCGCCGGGGTCAGGCACACACGAATACCTTTGCCACCCATGGTGATGCCCTGCTTCTCCAGCATTGCCCGTTGCTCCGGGGTCATCTGGTTTTGCACTTGGCCCAGCAGAAGCTGCAGGTCCGGCAGGTTCTGGTTATCGACTTTCATGTTGCTGGTGGTCAGTTCCCACAAACCCGGTTGAAGCATCTGCGCCTGAGCTGCCATCGGAACCGATAAGCCAACCGCCAAGGCCAAACCCAGCAGACGAACATTCATTGCATAAACTCCAGAGGACAAGTGGCCGTTAGACGCCGCCCACAGGCTTCGGTTCAGGCCCCGGATGAGTGAATTAAATAGCGACATTCGCCCGGGAACATGGTCTGTTAAGCATTGAAGTTTCAGGAGCAAGGCTGCCCCATGGATTTTTTCGGCCCCCATGTTTTCGGTTACCTGATCGCACTCCTCCACACCCTGGGTTCCATCGCCGCTGTCCATGCGGTACTGACGGTGCGCACAGCTCAAGGCTCGATTGCCTGGGCCCTGTCGCTGGTGTTCATTCCCTACCTGACGTTGATCCCCTACCTGGTTTTCGGACGCAGCACCTTCGACGGCTACATCAAGGCGCGCCGGCAAGCCAACGAGGAGATGCGCAAGGCCATCTCCGAATTGAACTGGCGCCCATGGGTCGAGGAAGCCCTGACCGCTCGCGCCTCCCAGGCCTATGCCTCGTTACGGGCGATGCCCAAGTTGGGGCGCACACCGTGCCTGGCGAACAATCAGGTGCGATTGCTGGTCAATGGGTATGCGACGTTCGAGGCGATTTTCCAGGCCATCGATGACGCTCGCCAGGCCGTCTTGATCCAATTTTTCATCATTCACGACGACCGTCTTGGCCTGCGCCTACAAACGCTGCTTTTGAAAAAAGCTGCCGAAGGCGTAGCGGTGTATCTGCTCTATGACCGCATCGGCAGCCATTCACTGCCCCACCGCTACGTCCAGGCGTTGCGCGACGGCGGTGTCCACGTGAAAGCCTTCGCGACCCGTAGCGGCTGGCTCAACCGGTTCCAGGTCAATTTTCGCAACCATCGCAAGATCGTCGTGGTGGACGGCGTCCTGGGTTTCGTCGGCGGACACAACGTGGGCGATGAATACATGGGTGAAAAGCCG is a window from the Pseudomonas brassicacearum genome containing:
- a CDS encoding metal ABC transporter substrate-binding protein; translated protein: MRVLLVLFSLMLSMSLSAAEKLQVVTSFSILADMTQQVGGEHIQITNMVGPDADAHTYEPTPDDAKALLKAKLIIKNGLGFEPWLDRLVTSTETSAPVISASRGVIPRSLDEDGETIPDPHAWHNLANAELYVSNITKALEAADPANKADYERNSQAYLKNIYALLAEAKAKFGALPPGNRKIVTSHDAFGYLGQAYGIEFMAPQGLSTEREPSAAEVAALITQIRKAKVKAVFMENIKDARLLKQIADESGAHIGGTLYSDALAASGPASTFTGLFEYNLNTLYEALSRP
- a CDS encoding DUF3617 domain-containing protein yields the protein MNVRLLGLALAVGLSVPMAAQAQMLQPGLWELTTSNMKVDNQNLPDLQLLLGQVQNQMTPEQRAMLEKQGITMGGKGIRVCLTPAQVQTNDIPLQDPQSGCKQQITDRTGNQWKFRFSCPKAQGNGVATFQSDREFTTKVNGTFNATGIQQNGSLDTRAVWLGQDCGTVKPRA
- the cls gene encoding cardiolipin synthase — its product is MDFFGPHVFGYLIALLHTLGSIAAVHAVLTVRTAQGSIAWALSLVFIPYLTLIPYLVFGRSTFDGYIKARRQANEEMRKAISELNWRPWVEEALTARASQAYASLRAMPKLGRTPCLANNQVRLLVNGYATFEAIFQAIDDARQAVLIQFFIIHDDRLGLRLQTLLLKKAAEGVAVYLLYDRIGSHSLPHRYVQALRDGGVHVKAFATRSGWLNRFQVNFRNHRKIVVVDGVLGFVGGHNVGDEYMGEKPPLAPWRDTHVEVCGPVVGSMQESFAEDWFWAARSLPPLILPDSYPDDGVLCQLLASGPADAYETCSLFFVEAIHAASERVWITTPYFIPDEAVFAALRLAVLRGVDVRILLPSRPDHKIVYAASSLYAFEAVRAGVRVFRYQPGFLHQKVVLIDREISAIGSANLDNRSFRLNFEVMLLTVDIPFATEVEQMLERDFAQAQEIDKQEGRETHRLQKVGMRIARLISPIL